In one Corallococcus sp. EGB genomic region, the following are encoded:
- a CDS encoding acireductone dioxygenase → MSKLIVYNDHQPETPLGVYTHPEDIRRELKPVGVRFERVDASVDLPEGAGQEEVLAAYKHIVDAEMKAHGYNTVDVARIKPDAPNVEAARQKFLSEHKHTEDESRIMVEGSGCFYLHAGDKVFQVECTRGDLISVPEGMKHWFDMGEKPRFAAIRFFIRPDGWVGHFTGETIAERFPKYAP, encoded by the coding sequence ATGAGCAAGCTGATTGTCTACAACGACCACCAGCCGGAGACGCCGTTGGGCGTCTACACCCACCCCGAGGACATCCGCCGCGAGCTGAAGCCCGTTGGCGTGCGCTTCGAGCGCGTGGATGCGTCCGTGGACCTGCCGGAGGGCGCGGGCCAGGAGGAGGTGCTCGCGGCCTACAAGCACATCGTGGACGCGGAGATGAAGGCCCACGGCTACAACACCGTGGACGTGGCGCGCATCAAGCCGGACGCCCCCAACGTGGAGGCCGCCCGCCAGAAGTTCCTCTCCGAGCACAAGCACACGGAGGACGAGTCGCGCATCATGGTGGAGGGCAGCGGCTGCTTCTACCTGCACGCCGGCGACAAGGTCTTCCAGGTGGAGTGCACGCGCGGCGACCTCATCAGCGTTCCAGAGGGCATGAAGCACTGGTTCGACATGGGCGAGAAGCCCCGGTTCGCGGCCATCCGCTTCTTCATCCGCCCGGACGGCTGGGTGGGCCACTTCACCGGCGAGACCATCGCCGAGCGCTTCCCGAAGTACGCGCCGTGA
- a CDS encoding methylthioribulose 1-phosphate dehydratase translates to MSIEPVPAATLSEAAREIVEVGRFLSVRNFVPATSGNFSRRLDARTAAVTRSGVDKGELVEADILVADIHAPPPRGSSAETPLHLQLYRDRPEAQAVLHTHSVVAALLSNLRLSEGELVLQDFELLKALGDTRTHEVAVSIPIFPNDQDIPRLADKVTAMLAKRTDLVAYLIAGHGLYTWGRSMAEARRHVVALEHLLTYELEKMKVRR, encoded by the coding sequence ATGAGCATCGAACCGGTCCCCGCCGCGACGTTGTCCGAAGCGGCCCGTGAAATCGTCGAAGTGGGCCGCTTCCTCAGCGTGCGCAACTTCGTGCCCGCCACCAGCGGCAACTTCTCCCGCAGGCTGGATGCGCGCACCGCCGCGGTCACCCGCTCCGGCGTGGACAAGGGCGAGCTGGTGGAGGCGGACATCCTGGTGGCGGACATCCACGCGCCGCCACCCAGGGGCTCGTCCGCGGAGACGCCCCTGCACCTGCAGCTGTACCGGGACCGCCCGGAGGCGCAGGCCGTGCTGCACACGCACTCCGTGGTGGCCGCGCTCCTGTCGAACCTGCGGCTCTCCGAAGGGGAGCTGGTGCTCCAGGACTTCGAATTGCTCAAGGCCCTGGGCGACACCCGCACGCACGAGGTGGCGGTGTCCATCCCCATCTTCCCCAATGACCAGGACATCCCCCGGCTCGCGGACAAGGTGACCGCGATGCTCGCGAAGCGCACGGACCTGGTCGCGTATCTCATTGCCGGCCACGGGCTGTACACCTGGGGCCGGAGCATGGCCGAGGCCCGCCGCCACGTGGTGGCGCTGGAACACCTGCTGACGTACGAACTCGAGAAGATGAAGGTGCGGCGATGA
- a CDS encoding alpha/beta hydrolase yields the protein MQRSRRFLMAFLLLVGMLYLALCAVLFAAQRSLIYPAPHTEPANLRDQPGFGVVPLASGLNVDRFYLPAPPGAPTVVHFHGNGEQLLWQRELGQALGDAGLGFLAVEYPGYGASPGSPSEAGLYASAEAALQFLRDQGVKPEDIVLSGRSLGTGVAVEMAQRGYGARMVLVAPYTSMVAMGQRIVPFLPASLLMRDRFQSLDKARDIPIPVLILHGEEDEVVPVEMGRTLGQRFPHARVVTVPGAHHNDVLERNGQEALARMATFALDGT from the coding sequence GTGCAACGCTCCCGCCGCTTCCTCATGGCCTTCCTCCTCCTCGTCGGCATGCTGTACCTCGCGCTGTGCGCGGTCCTCTTCGCCGCGCAGCGCTCGCTCATCTACCCCGCGCCCCACACGGAGCCCGCGAACCTGCGCGACCAGCCCGGCTTCGGCGTGGTGCCGCTGGCGAGCGGCCTCAACGTGGACCGCTTCTACCTGCCCGCGCCGCCGGGGGCTCCCACGGTGGTGCACTTCCACGGCAACGGAGAGCAGCTCCTGTGGCAGCGGGAGCTGGGCCAGGCGCTGGGTGACGCGGGCCTGGGCTTCCTCGCGGTGGAGTACCCCGGCTACGGCGCTTCACCGGGCAGTCCTTCGGAGGCGGGGCTCTACGCGTCCGCGGAGGCCGCGCTCCAGTTCCTGCGCGACCAGGGCGTGAAGCCGGAGGACATCGTGCTCAGCGGACGCAGCCTGGGCACCGGCGTCGCCGTGGAGATGGCCCAGCGCGGATATGGCGCGCGCATGGTGCTGGTGGCCCCTTACACATCCATGGTCGCCATGGGCCAGCGCATCGTGCCCTTCCTGCCCGCGTCGCTGCTGATGCGCGACCGCTTCCAGTCGCTCGACAAGGCCCGGGACATCCCCATCCCCGTCCTCATCCTCCACGGCGAGGAGGACGAGGTGGTCCCCGTGGAGATGGGCCGCACGCTGGGCCAGCGCTTCCCGCACGCCCGGGTGGTGACCGTGCCCGGCGCCCACCACAACGACGTGCTGGAGCGGAACGGCCAGGAGGCGCTCGCGCGGATGGCCACGTTCGCGCTCGACGGGACCTGA